Proteins from a genomic interval of Plasmodium reichenowi strain SY57 chromosome 13, whole genome shotgun sequence:
- a CDS encoding calcium-dependent protein kinase 5, translating into MKETEVEDIDTNRKDEKIKKKEKIVTMKNEEVKSTTKSTLADSDEDYSIITLCTKCLSKKLEDNKNRIILDSKAFKDNRLKGRCSVSSNEDPLDNKLNLSPYFDRSQIIQEIILMNNDELSDVYEIDRYKLGKGSYGNVVKAVSKRTGQQRAIKIIEKKKIHNIERLKREILIMKQMDHPNIIKLYEVYEDNEKLYLVLELCDGGELFDKIVKYGSFSEYEAYKIMKQIFSALYYCHSKNIMHRDLKPENILYVDNTEDSPIQIIDWGFASKCMNNHNLKSVVGTPYYIAPEILRGKYDKRCDIWSSGVIMYILLCGYPPFNGKNNDEILKKVKKGEFVFDSNYWSRVSDDAKDLICQCLNYNYKERIDVEQVLKHRWFKKFKSNNLIINKTLNKTLIQKFKEFHKLCKIKKLAVTCIAYQLNEKDIGKLKKTFEAFDHNGDGVLTMSEIFQCLKVNDNEFDRELYFLLKQLDTDGNGLIDYTEFLAACLDHSIFEQDVICRNAFNVFDLDGDGVITKDELFKILSFSAVQVSFSKEIIENLIKEVDANNDGFIDYDEFYKMMTGVKE; encoded by the coding sequence atgaaggAGACGGAGGTCGAAGATATAGATACGAATAgaaaagatgaaaaaataaaaaagaaagaaaaaatcGTAACTatgaaaaatgaagaagTGAAAAGTACGACAAAGAGTACGTTAGCCGATAGTGATGAGGACTATTCAATTATAACATTATGTACGAAATGCTTATCTAAAAAACTTGAAGATAATAAGAATCGAATAATCCTTGATAGTAAAGCTTTTAAAGATAATAGATTAAAAGGTAGATGTAGTGTTAGCTCAAATGAAGATCCTTTAGATaacaaattaaatttatcaCCATATTTTGATAGGTCGCAAATAATTCaagaaataattttgatGAATAATGATGAATTAAGTGATGTATATGAAATAGATAGATATAAGTTGGGCAAAGGATCTTATGGAAATGTTGTTAAAGCCGTAAGTAAAAGAACTGGTCAACAGAGAGctataaaaattatagaaaaaaagaaaattcataatattgaaagattaaaaagagaaatattaataatgaaacAGATGGATCATCctaatattataaaattatatgaagTATATGAAGacaatgaaaaattatatttagtATTAGAATTATGTGACGGTGGAGAATTATTTGATAAAATTGTAAAATATGGTAGCTTCTCAGAATATGAAgcatataaaattatgaaacaaatattttcagctttatattattgtcatagtaaaaatattatgcATAGAGATTTAAAACCAGAAAATATTCTATATGTAGATAATACAGAAGATTCTCCTATACAAATAATTGATTGGGGATTCGCTAGTAAATGTATGAATAACCATAATTTGAAATCAGTTGTTGGGACCCCTTATTATATAGCACCCGAAATATTAAGAGGTAAATATGACAAAAGATGTGATATATGGAGTAGTGGTgtaattatgtatattttattatgtgGATATCCACCATTTaatggaaaaaataatgatgaaattttaaaaaaagtgAAAAAAGGTGAATTTGTTTTCGATTCAAATTATTGGTCAAGAGTTAGTGATGATGCTAAAGATTTAATTTGTCAATGTTTAAActataattataaagaaaGAATAGATGTTGAACAAGTTCTAAAACATAGATGGttcaaaaaatttaaatcaaataatcttattataaataaaacattaaaTAAAACCTTAATCCAAAAATTTAAAGAATTCCataaattatgtaaaattaaaaagcTAGCTGTAACATGTATAGCATACcaattaaatgaaaaagatatagggaaattaaaaaaaactttTGAAGCTTTTGATCATAATGGAGATGGAGTATTAACAATGTCAGAAATCTTTCAATGTTTAAAAGTTAATGACAATGAATTTGATAGAGaattatactttttattaaaacaaCTTGATACTGATGGAAATGGATTAATTGATTATACTGAATTCTTAGCAGCTTGTTTAGATCATAGCATATTTGAACAAGATGTCATCTGTAGAAATGCTTTCAATGTTTTTGATTTAGATGGTGATGGTGTCATAACAAAGGatgaattatttaaaattttatcttttaGTGCTGTCCAAGTATCCTTTAGTAAAGAAATTATTGAAAATCTTATTAAAGAAGTCGATGCTAATAATGATGGATTTATAGATTATGATGAATTTTATAAGATGATGACAGGAGTCAAAGAATGA
- a CDS encoding hypothetical protein (conserved Plasmodium protein, unknown function), producing the protein MDDSDSTVEETLVMLNIRQLNNDEEKIKNLNRLRKKKGEKIYIESDHGYDNKKKNEEQNVDEITKNEEQNKDEITGNKKNYKNDCNDNNSCNIDFHNDIKSNTKKDMDNENNNMGNNICIDNIPLEINNITLNKLFDECPQCIINKKYIFKGIHTSSIGTNLFFKEPENHKNLKNDAQSDFSSIENININKQNANKITRDDFSTYQGYSTKIISFEIDY; encoded by the coding sequence ATGGACGACTCAGATAGTACTGTTGAAGAAACCCTTGTCATGTTAAATATACGTCAgttaaataatgatgaggaaaaaataaaaaacttAAATAGATtgagaaagaaaaaaggagaaaaaatatatattgaatcTGACCATGgatatgataataaaaaaaaaaatgaagaacAAAATGTCGATGAGATAACCAAAAAtgaagaacaaaataagGACGAAATAACAGGgaataaaaagaattataaaaatgattgTAACGATAATAATTCTTGTAATATAGATTTtcataatgatataaaaagtaatacaaaaaaagatatggacaatgaaaataataatatgggTAATAATATTTGCATAGATAATATTCCTTtagaaattaataatataacattaaataaattatttgatGAATGTCCACaatgtattataaataagaaatatatttttaaaggTATACATACTAGTAGTATAGGTAcaaatttgttttttaagGAACCAgaaaatcataaaaatttaaaaaatgatgcCCAATCAGATTTTTCATCtattgaaaatattaatataaataaacaaaatgcAAATAAAATAACTAGAGATGATTTCTCAACATATCAAGGATACTCtacaaaaattatttcCTTCGAAATAGATTACTAG
- a CDS encoding putative membrane protein (conserved Plasmodium membrane protein, unknown function): MDIITSSIVVAFILLIFISSWIFYNYFVNYHESTILAALTFIISLSTCFILVLFIPIDIYLVSNGNLEISHLEITQKVISKFYHSMFWVLIFEAYVLVPFSYFYLKNKKSYKNEFDDNVVPFENTIESLKKTIYFILLLIVLSIIGLIYRPGHKLAMEKGKELEYISDLFDVKHTGESAIIFLMGCVVLMGVSFWATYTSYGIACLPLSLLQQRNIDHDKKEIENRFMSLKEKEIMIKNKYNINCEIKETDKDEMLKIEKMKRVLSKYNYKLQEIEKLSESWLSYLIGIVFTFRLLTGMIFLTFSFIIYISLLASITDKYFNSICAYKCGFVLEQINTIFNLLDTLLIFFSKFFPLDILIIASLAIYIFCCSLYGIVNVGIRICFIPLYKLKPKKSSPETLLVLCFLIIHIILVLIMTLLTIAPNYITYGIQKIKLNDNLGYIKCSLKTDKHICKMSVLSIFFNKIFFGIPYFANSYFFSNWLFIIMFTLSFFYRLFFTKISYLDNIDENELNKESFDENMKLLPLEKLT; encoded by the exons ATGGATATCATAACCAGTAGTATAGTTGTTGCATTTATTTTG ttaatatttatatcttcttggattttttataattattttgttaattATCATGAGTCGACAATATTAGCAGCACtaacatttataatatctttaAGTACATGCTTTATTCTAGTCTTATTTATACCTATTGATATATATCTAGTATCCAATGGA aACCTCGAAATATCACATTTAGAAATAACACAAAAAGTTATATCAAAATTTTACCACT CTATGTTTTGGGTGTTAATATTTGAAGCTTATGTTCTTGTCCCcttttcttatttttatctcaaaaataaaa AGTCTTACAAAAACGAATTTGACGATAATGTAGTTCCTTTCGAAAATACAATTGAATCATTAAAAAAGACC atatattttatacttCTCTTAATTGTCTTGTCCATAATAGGTTTAATATACCGACCTGGACACAAACTCGCAATG gAAAAGGGAAAGGAACTCGAGTATATTTCTGATCTGTTCGACGTTAAACAta cTGGAGAGTCAGCTATTATTTTCCTCATGGGTTGTGTTGTGCTTATGGGTGTTTCCTTTTGGGCCACTTACACG agTTACGGTATAGCTTGTCTACCTTTATCGTTATTACAACAAAGAAATATCGACCatgataaaaaagaaattgaAAATCGTTTTATGAgtttaaaagaaaaagaaattatgATAAAG aataagtataatattaattgCGAAATAAAAGAGACTGATAAAGACGAAATGCtaaaaattgaaaaaatgaaaag gGTCTtaagtaaatataattataaattacaAGAGATAGAAAAATTATCTGAGTCTTGGttatcatatttaataGGAATTGTCTTTACCTTTAG ACTATTAACTGGGATGATTTTTCttacattttcttttatcaTATACATATCTTTATTAGCTTCTATAACGGATAAg TATTTTAATTCCATTTGTGCCTACAAATGTGGCTTTGTCCTTGAACAAATAAACactatttttaatttactCGATACCTtattgatttttttttcaaag tTTTTTCCTCTGGACATCCTGATCATAGCTAGCTTGGctatttacattttttgtTGTTCTTTGTATGGAATTGTAAATGTAGGAATACGAATATGTTTCATTCCTTTGTATAAATTAAAGCCCAAAAAATCATCTCCAGag ACCTTGTTGGTTTTGTGCTTTTTAATTATACACATTATTTTAGTATTAATTATGACCCTGCTGACG ATTGCACCAAATTATATAACTTATGgaatacaaaaaattaaactAAAC GATAATTTAGggtatataaaatgttcACTCAAGACAGATAAGCACATTTGTAAAATGTCTGTGTTATcgattttttttaataaaatattttttg gtATTCCTTATTTTGCAAAtagttattttttttccaatTGGCTCTTTATAA TAATGTTTACGctttcctttttttatcGACTTTTTTTTACTAAAATCAGTTACCTAGATAACATAGAT GAGAATGAATTAAACAAAGAGAGTTTTGATGAAAACATGAAATTATTACCCTTGGAAAAATTAACATAA
- a CDS encoding 26S proteasome regulatory subunit RPN3, putative, protein MKDKHKKVEYAEKDVEIKEIEKDDGDNKVFVNNLLTSVNYINNAIVHKDNRHMLRMLKYIKNIRLSIRNDKNMSMPIIIYLIKRIFKENYPIYNILNKYMNIYEEGLYKEISDFYNINEKTYMNCLPELEVFFYLLILLYLLDEKCYDEGMELSTIIINRINKINRRSLDYINAKVYFYYSWIHELGGKLSQVRQKLLFIYRNACLHRDIMTQTVVVNLILRDYIKHNLYDLAVRFISKTSFPENLSSNAQYARYLYYIGKILAVQLDYSEAHRKITQALRKAPQHTQSAKGFKLAATKMEIVVELLMGDIPDRSIFSNKIMYKKLIPYKHVVSAVRNGDINKFAQVMNNYTDLFIHDGVYLLIKRIHHNVIKTALRIINLSYSRISINDIGKKIGIESSLDVVGITAKAIHDGVIEGTIDYENQYVESKSNSDIYITGDPMKTFHKRIAFCLQLYSDAIKAMQYPDENEKKENEEAKERKMRQQEELAQAEEGDLGDDNDLL, encoded by the exons atgaaagataaacataaaaaagTAGAATATGCCGAGAAGGATGTtgaaataaaagaaattgaAAAAGATGATGGAGATAATAAAGTATTTGTAAACAATTTGTTGACGAGCgttaattatattaacaaTGCTATAGTACATAAAGATAATAGGCATATGTTACGTATgttgaaatatattaaaaatattcgATTAAGTATTAGGAATGATAAGAATATGTCGATGCcaataattatttatttaataaaaagaatttttaaagaaaattatcctatttataatatattaaataaatatatgaacatatatGAGGAAGGgttatataaagaaattagtgatttttataatataaacgaaaaaacatatatgaATTGTTTACCAGAATTAgaagtttttttttatttattaatattattatatttacttGATGAAAAATGTTATGATGAAGGTATGGAATTATCAaccataataataaatagaataaataaaataaacagAAGATCATTAGATTATATTAATGCGaaagtatatttttattattcttgGATACATGAGCTAGGAGGAAAATTATCACAAGTTCGAcagaaattattatttatatatagaaatgCATGCTTACATAGGGATATTATGACACAAACAGTTGTAgtaaatttaatattaagagattatattaaacataatttatatgatcTAGCTGTCAGGTTTATAAGTAAAACTTCCTTTCCAGAAAATTTATCATCAAATGCACAGTATGCtagatatttatattatataggGAAAATATTAGCTGTACAATTAGATTATAGTGAAGCACACAGAAAAATAACACAAGCCTTAAGAAAAGCTCCACAACATACTCAAAGCGCAAAAGGATTCAAACTTGCAGCTACCAAAATGGAAATCGTTGTTGAATTATTAATGGGAGATATACCTGACCGTTCCATATTTAGTAATAAAATCATgtacaaaaaattaattcCATACAAACATGTTGTATCAGCTGTACGAAATGGAGATATCAACAAATTTGCTCAAGTTATGAATAATTACACGGACTTATTTATTCATGATGGTGTCTACTTATTGATTAAGAGAATTCACCACAATGTTATCAAAACGGCCTTAAGAATAATTAATCTTTCTTATTCAAGAATTTCGATC AACGATATTGGCAAAAAGATCGGAATTGAGTCGTCCCTCGATGTTGTAGGAATAACTGCAAAAGCCATTCACGACGGTGTGATTGAAGGAACTATTGATTATGAAAATCAATATGTAGAGTCCAAATCTAATagtgatatatatataacagGGGACCCTATGAAAACGTTTCACAAGAGAATAGCATTTTGTTTACAGTTATATTCTGATGCTATAAAAGCAATGCAATATCCagatgaaaatgaaaaaaaagaaaatgagGAAGCAAAAGAGAGAAAAATGAGACAACAAGAGGAATTAGCTCAGGCCGAGGAAGGAGATCTGGGCGATGATAATGACttgttataa
- a CDS encoding 60S ribosomal protein L6-2, putative, with protein MTNTSNELKHYNVKGKKKVLVPVNAKKTINKKYFGRKVASKKKYVVQRKLRKSIEVGKVAIILTGKHMGKRCIITKILNSGLLAVVGPYEVNGVPLKRVDSRYLVVTSTNIFNFENIAKLKDNFLNYAQDIDDDSFIKTLEIKKKQKKLLKNKNEALFMNNVIDKIKEIRKEDPKVQKLEAIQKDIGSLLKPEILKNKVFAHYLKSKFTLRNDMVLHKMKF; from the coding sequence ATGACAAACACAAGCAACGAATTAAAGCACTATAATGTGAAAGGAAAGAAGAAAGTTTTAGTACCAGTTAATGCAAAAAAAACCATTAACAAGAAATACTTCGGAAGGAAAGTTGCTTCCAAAAAGAAATATGTTGTACAAAGAAAATTAAGGAAATCTATAGAAGTAGGAAAGGTAGCCATCATATTAACAGGAAAACATATGGGTAAGAGATGTATCATaacaaaaattttaaattcaGGATTATTAGCTGTAGTAGGTCCATATGAAGTTAATGGGGTTCCTTTAAAAAGAGTCGATTCAAGATATTTAGTTGTCACATCTACTAATATTTTTAACTTTGAAAATATAGCCAAGTTAAAAGATAACTTCCTTAACTATGCTCAAGATATTGATGATGattcttttattaaaaccttagaaattaaaaaaaaacaaaagaaactcttaaaaaataaaaatgaagctctctttatgaataatgttattgacaaaattaaagaaatcAGAAAAGAAGATCCAAAGGTTCAGAAATTAGAAGCTATACAAAAAGATATTGGAAGTTTGTTAAAACCagaaattttaaaaaataaagtcTTCGCTCATTACTTAAAATCGAAATTTACCTTAAGAAATGATATGGTTTTACACAAAATGAAGTTTTAA